One genomic region from Chthonomonas calidirosea T49 encodes:
- a CDS encoding ribose-phosphate diphosphokinase has product MQNPLLSEFELKVFAGPGNPELAYAVIEQLGVPAGKMIYRQFPDGESYVRFEESVRGTDAYIIQPTSPPVDTNLMALLAAIDALRRASARRITPVIPYYGYARQEKRALPREPIMAKLVADMLVAAGAHRIMCLDLHADAIQGFFNIPLDHLTAVNLFIDYFASELQPLLPEVVVVSPDEGRVKKVRQVAQALQVELAVGYKHRPDTLSPEVTHLAGNVNNKIPIIVEDMITTGSSILQAVEALLSHGCRRQIYVAATHGVLVGSAVARICDRPEIAALIVTDSVALPAEKHHPKLKVLSVANLFAEAIRRANSNESITSLFD; this is encoded by the coding sequence TTGCAAAACCCTTTGCTATCCGAGTTTGAGTTAAAAGTATTCGCTGGGCCAGGAAACCCAGAGCTTGCCTACGCCGTGATAGAGCAGTTAGGCGTGCCCGCCGGGAAAATGATCTATCGGCAGTTCCCCGATGGAGAGAGCTATGTACGCTTTGAAGAGAGCGTGCGAGGAACCGATGCCTACATCATTCAACCTACCAGCCCGCCGGTAGATACCAATCTCATGGCGCTGCTTGCCGCCATAGATGCTCTACGCCGCGCTTCCGCCCGACGTATTACCCCTGTTATTCCCTACTATGGGTATGCCCGCCAAGAAAAAAGAGCTTTGCCTCGAGAGCCGATCATGGCGAAACTCGTCGCGGATATGTTGGTCGCGGCAGGCGCCCACCGCATTATGTGCCTCGACCTCCATGCCGACGCCATTCAAGGGTTTTTCAACATACCGTTAGACCACCTTACCGCGGTAAACCTTTTTATTGACTACTTCGCCTCAGAACTACAACCCCTTCTACCGGAAGTTGTCGTTGTATCACCAGATGAGGGGCGTGTAAAAAAAGTGCGGCAAGTGGCTCAGGCGCTTCAAGTAGAGCTTGCCGTCGGCTACAAACATCGGCCCGATACGCTCTCGCCAGAGGTCACCCACCTTGCCGGAAACGTAAACAACAAAATACCCATCATTGTAGAGGATATGATAACCACCGGAAGCAGCATCTTACAGGCCGTGGAGGCCCTCTTAAGTCATGGATGTCGCCGTCAAATCTATGTGGCGGCCACCCACGGAGTGTTGGTAGGCTCAGCGGTAGCGCGTATCTGCGATCGTCCTGAAATCGCCGCGCTTATCGTGACCGATTCGGTGGCTTTGCCCGCAGAAAAGCACCATCCAAAACTCAAAGTGCTTTCCGTAGCAAATCTCTTTGCGGAGGCGATAAGAAGAGCCAATAGCAACGAATCGATCACTTCGCTTTTCGATTAG
- the nusA gene encoding transcription termination factor NusA: MNGEFLDVLQQIARDKEIPLQELIEMVEVALATAYRRSHFLSGEVKVKILQEKGNRVSYRVYMEKTVVDHPTTSPNEISLQEARKIRPGVNVGDQIEIDLPSSMEEMGRIAAQTARNVVLQRIREAERHKTYEEFAEKVDTVVTGTVQRREGRNVIVHLGKVDAILPPQEQVETEPYDLNDRIKVYVLEVRETPRGPQVIVSRTHPGLIRRLFELEVPEIEDGTVIIKSVVREPGARSKVAVMSRDEKVDAQGACIGPRGIRVQNIVNELYNEKIDIVRWSADDTAYIAESLSPAKVTKVELDPEKKSALVVVPDNQLSLAIGKSGQNVRLAARLTGWRIDIRSESQLAKAAQQREGDSEPTQSPPLGEHNALDNLEPDNTGTASIAAPKPVS; encoded by the coding sequence ATGAATGGGGAGTTTTTAGACGTTTTACAACAGATAGCTCGTGATAAAGAGATACCGCTACAAGAACTTATTGAGATGGTAGAGGTTGCTTTGGCTACAGCTTACCGTCGCAGCCATTTCTTGAGCGGCGAGGTGAAGGTGAAAATTCTTCAGGAAAAAGGCAATCGTGTGAGCTATCGGGTCTACATGGAGAAAACGGTGGTAGACCACCCAACGACCTCCCCCAACGAGATCTCTTTACAGGAGGCCCGTAAGATCCGTCCAGGGGTCAACGTTGGAGACCAGATTGAGATCGATCTGCCCAGCTCTATGGAGGAGATGGGGCGCATTGCGGCTCAAACGGCTCGAAACGTTGTGCTCCAGCGTATTCGTGAGGCCGAACGGCATAAGACCTATGAGGAGTTCGCAGAGAAGGTAGACACGGTAGTCACCGGCACGGTACAGCGCCGTGAAGGGCGCAACGTGATCGTTCATCTAGGCAAAGTAGATGCCATTTTGCCGCCTCAAGAGCAGGTAGAGACCGAGCCTTACGATCTCAACGATCGCATCAAGGTCTACGTATTAGAAGTAAGAGAGACGCCACGAGGCCCTCAGGTCATTGTTTCCCGAACGCATCCGGGGCTTATTCGTCGGCTCTTTGAGCTCGAAGTTCCTGAAATTGAGGACGGCACGGTGATCATTAAAAGCGTGGTGCGAGAGCCAGGCGCGCGCTCCAAAGTGGCCGTGATGAGCCGCGATGAGAAGGTGGATGCGCAAGGGGCTTGCATTGGTCCACGGGGTATTCGCGTTCAGAACATTGTAAACGAGCTTTACAATGAGAAAATTGATATCGTGCGATGGAGTGCAGACGATACGGCCTATATCGCCGAGTCGCTCTCTCCTGCTAAAGTTACAAAGGTAGAACTTGATCCCGAAAAAAAGAGCGCGCTGGTGGTGGTGCCCGATAACCAGCTCTCCTTAGCTATCGGCAAGTCCGGCCAAAATGTTCGGTTGGCCGCCCGCCTTACTGGGTGGCGCATTGACATTCGCAGTGAGTCGCAGCTTGCCAAAGCTGCCCAGCAGAGAGAGGGCGATAGCGAGCCTACACAGAGCCCTCCATTAGGGGAACATAACGCTTTGGATAACCTGGAACCAGACAACACCGGCACGGCTTCGATCGCCGCGCCAAAGCCTGTATCTTGA
- the rnpM gene encoding RNase P modulator RnpM, with product MRPRRVPIRTCVACRTTDAKRALLRVVRQPDGTVCYDAKGKMSGRGAYVCARVECIEQARKHKKLERSLKVERIAPELFQELLQMVSQNNANAPAEPPPAQ from the coding sequence ATGAGACCGCGCCGTGTGCCCATACGTACCTGTGTTGCCTGCAGAACAACGGACGCCAAGCGCGCTCTTTTGCGCGTGGTGCGTCAGCCTGACGGCACCGTCTGTTACGATGCCAAAGGCAAAATGTCGGGGCGAGGTGCTTATGTGTGCGCACGCGTAGAATGCATAGAGCAGGCACGAAAGCACAAAAAGCTTGAGCGCTCTCTTAAGGTAGAAAGGATCGCGCCTGAACTATTTCAAGAGCTGCTTCAAATGGTTTCGCAAAACAATGCAAACGCGCCTGCAGAACCACCACCGGCACAGTAA
- the infB gene encoding translation initiation factor IF-2 has product MIEARGIRVTELAKTLNITVAELTSALQDLGIAVSDPNSTVLDHETATAVQEMLGQTVTSAREIEVPANATLKEVAEAIGISPTEATKKMMELGELIGPHQRLSNALAERLAAAYGFKLRVKSPPSAPATSAPKNARYKPGTGTLQPRPPVVTVMGHVDHGKTSLLDAIRKTHVAEGEFGGITQHIGAYQVEIQHNGQPARITFLDTPGHEAFTQMRARGASVTDIVVLVVAADDGVMPQTVEAIHHAQAAEVPLIVAINKIDKPDARPDRVKQQLAEHNLLVEEYGGDVPVVEVSAKTGQGIQDLLEYILLLAELHDLKADPNGPVRGTIIEAKIEPGRGPVTTVLVQSGTLRVGDSIVAGLTYGKVRAMTNERGERLQKASPSTPVEVLGLNSVPMAGDVVEVVKNEKEARQIAEKRQEKVRAERLTSATRRISLADLSRQVAEEATKDFNLIVKADVQGSLEAVLGQINKIAQEAQSNGIHVSVKHSGIGAVTESDVSLAVATESVIIGFNVRADAAAQKAAERDGVDIRLYNIIYDLTEDLQKAVKGLLTPVYEEVVLGRARVLQRFQTPKGLVIAGCSVIEGKVVRGAEVRIIRNKEKIFTSRIESLRRLKDDVREVLQGYECGMVIENWTDVQPDDIIECYEMQEVARS; this is encoded by the coding sequence ATGATAGAGGCTAGAGGAATTCGCGTAACAGAGCTTGCCAAAACGCTAAATATTACGGTAGCGGAGCTAACGTCCGCTCTGCAGGACTTAGGTATTGCCGTTTCCGACCCCAACAGCACGGTGCTTGATCATGAAACCGCAACGGCCGTGCAGGAGATGCTAGGGCAAACAGTCACCAGCGCCCGTGAGATTGAGGTGCCGGCCAATGCCACCTTGAAGGAGGTGGCTGAGGCCATCGGCATAAGTCCCACCGAAGCAACGAAGAAAATGATGGAGCTTGGCGAGCTGATAGGCCCTCATCAACGGCTTAGCAACGCATTAGCCGAGAGACTTGCAGCAGCCTACGGGTTTAAATTGCGCGTGAAATCGCCGCCATCCGCCCCAGCGACCTCCGCACCGAAAAATGCACGATATAAGCCCGGTACAGGCACCCTACAACCTCGCCCGCCCGTAGTCACCGTTATGGGGCATGTAGACCATGGCAAGACCTCTCTCTTAGATGCCATTCGCAAAACCCACGTGGCCGAAGGGGAGTTTGGCGGCATTACCCAGCATATCGGCGCGTATCAGGTTGAGATACAACATAATGGGCAGCCAGCGCGCATCACCTTTCTAGATACCCCGGGGCATGAGGCCTTCACCCAAATGCGCGCGCGTGGGGCCAGCGTCACCGACATTGTGGTTCTTGTGGTAGCGGCAGACGACGGCGTGATGCCTCAAACGGTGGAGGCCATCCACCATGCCCAAGCTGCTGAGGTACCTCTGATCGTGGCTATTAATAAAATAGACAAACCCGATGCCCGCCCCGACCGTGTGAAGCAGCAGCTTGCTGAACATAATCTCTTGGTAGAAGAGTATGGTGGCGACGTGCCGGTGGTGGAGGTCTCCGCGAAAACAGGGCAGGGCATTCAAGACCTCCTCGAATACATCTTGTTACTGGCCGAACTACATGACCTCAAAGCCGACCCAAACGGCCCTGTTCGTGGCACCATCATCGAGGCAAAAATTGAACCGGGGCGTGGGCCGGTGACTACCGTGCTGGTTCAATCTGGAACCCTGCGGGTTGGCGATAGCATCGTGGCTGGGCTAACCTACGGAAAAGTTCGCGCGATGACCAACGAACGCGGCGAGCGCCTACAAAAAGCGTCGCCTTCTACCCCTGTCGAAGTACTGGGATTGAACAGCGTCCCCATGGCCGGCGATGTGGTAGAAGTGGTGAAAAACGAAAAAGAGGCACGCCAGATCGCTGAAAAACGCCAAGAGAAGGTTCGTGCCGAGCGCCTCACCAGCGCCACACGCCGCATCTCTCTTGCAGACCTTTCTCGCCAGGTGGCTGAAGAGGCTACGAAAGACTTCAACCTCATTGTTAAAGCCGATGTACAGGGTAGCCTCGAAGCGGTGCTCGGACAGATCAACAAGATCGCTCAGGAGGCTCAAAGCAATGGCATTCATGTGTCGGTGAAACACAGCGGCATCGGCGCCGTTACCGAAAGCGATGTTAGCCTTGCAGTGGCCACCGAATCGGTTATTATCGGCTTTAACGTGCGTGCGGACGCTGCCGCCCAAAAAGCCGCCGAGCGCGATGGCGTGGATATCCGTCTCTACAACATCATCTACGACCTTACGGAAGACCTGCAAAAGGCTGTAAAGGGCCTGTTGACCCCAGTCTACGAAGAGGTTGTACTGGGTCGGGCACGTGTGCTTCAACGCTTCCAAACTCCGAAAGGCTTGGTGATCGCTGGCTGTTCGGTTATTGAAGGTAAAGTGGTACGTGGTGCCGAAGTGCGAATCATTCGCAACAAGGAGAAGATTTTTACAAGCCGCATCGAAAGCCTACGCCGCCTTAAAGACGATGTGCGTGAAGTGTTGCAAGGCTATGAGTGCGGAATGGTTATCGAGAACTGGACCGATGTTCAGCCAGACGATATCATCGAGTGCTATGAGATGCAGGAGGTCGCCCGCAGCTAA
- a CDS encoding DUF503 domain-containing protein, which produces MHVATLTLTIYLHEVRSLKEKRQIVQSLIDTMRRKYNVSIAEVDGLDVWQEAVLGVACVSNDNRHLQRVLDSLLNALEANPNIDVGPIEREIW; this is translated from the coding sequence ATGCATGTCGCCACTTTAACGCTCACCATCTACCTTCATGAGGTGCGCTCGCTAAAAGAGAAACGTCAGATCGTACAGAGCCTTATAGACACGATGCGACGCAAATATAACGTATCTATTGCAGAGGTTGATGGACTTGATGTCTGGCAAGAGGCGGTTCTAGGAGTGGCCTGCGTCTCTAACGATAACCGGCACCTCCAACGTGTCCTCGATAGCCTTCTGAACGCGTTGGAGGCCAACCCCAACATTGATGTAGGCCCGATCGAGCGCGAGATATGGTAA
- the rbfA gene encoding 30S ribosome-binding factor RbfA — MSVRQQRVQEQLLHEISDILHKELRDPRLGFVTLTAAEISRDLRHAKVYVSVLGDEEAQRQCLKALNGAAGLLRGEFARRAHLRVAPELEFRLDHGIERGLQIAELLRSVENDLKPHELETSDGPKEVKGDSSTDS, encoded by the coding sequence ATGAGCGTACGTCAGCAAAGAGTGCAAGAGCAACTGTTGCATGAGATAAGTGATATCCTCCATAAAGAGCTGCGTGATCCGCGTCTTGGTTTTGTAACGCTCACCGCCGCCGAAATCTCACGAGACCTGCGCCATGCCAAAGTCTATGTAAGCGTTCTAGGAGACGAGGAGGCACAGCGGCAGTGTCTCAAAGCCCTTAACGGAGCCGCCGGGCTTCTCCGCGGAGAGTTTGCTCGTCGAGCCCATCTGCGGGTAGCCCCAGAGCTCGAATTCCGCCTTGATCACGGCATTGAACGCGGGCTGCAGATCGCGGAGTTGCTCCGTTCCGTAGAAAACGACCTGAAACCACACGAGCTTGAAACCAGTGATGGGCCTAAAGAAGTGAAAGGAGATAGCAGTACCGATTCATGA
- a CDS encoding DHH family phosphoesterase, whose product MRKAALAVARALCSTERVVLAAHVNPDGDTLGCTLALMHALKALGKEVVVLSSDGVPCIYTWMPGADAVQISTERRDFDVAVVCDAGRIDRIGSAQEAVLSAPLLVDVDHHLADGVFGNLLLVDADAAAACELGWELVLALEKVSGKRLANRAIAECLLTGIITDTGSFQFPSVTPRTFLIAAKLQRLGAAPSRINELVFENRSRESVELLGRALSTLQISPDGKVAWVHVTAKDYEELHAVDADTEGIVNHVRSIRGVLIGILFREIPGKKVRVSLRAREGADVHRIAQVFGGGGHRLAAGCSLSPPLEKAEELVVAEAIRQLKEQTAGEG is encoded by the coding sequence ATGAGAAAAGCGGCTCTGGCTGTGGCAAGAGCGCTCTGTAGCACAGAACGCGTGGTCCTTGCTGCCCACGTTAACCCTGATGGAGATACCCTTGGCTGCACGCTGGCCTTGATGCACGCGCTGAAAGCCTTGGGTAAAGAGGTAGTTGTTCTCTCGTCCGATGGCGTGCCCTGCATTTACACCTGGATGCCCGGCGCCGACGCTGTCCAGATAAGCACCGAACGTCGAGACTTCGATGTCGCGGTGGTCTGTGATGCTGGGCGGATTGATAGAATAGGCTCGGCTCAAGAAGCCGTTCTGTCGGCTCCGCTCTTGGTAGATGTAGATCACCACCTTGCCGACGGGGTGTTTGGAAATCTATTGTTGGTAGATGCCGACGCCGCGGCGGCTTGCGAGCTTGGGTGGGAACTTGTGTTAGCCTTGGAGAAGGTGAGTGGCAAGCGTTTGGCAAACCGTGCGATCGCGGAATGTCTGCTTACCGGCATTATCACCGATACCGGCTCTTTTCAGTTTCCTAGCGTAACACCGCGCACGTTCCTTATTGCCGCCAAGCTGCAGCGCCTCGGCGCCGCTCCTTCCCGTATCAACGAGCTTGTATTTGAAAATCGCTCGCGCGAAAGCGTTGAATTGTTGGGCCGAGCCCTAAGCACCTTGCAGATTTCACCGGATGGAAAAGTGGCTTGGGTTCACGTAACGGCGAAAGACTATGAGGAGCTGCATGCCGTAGATGCCGACACCGAAGGAATCGTCAACCATGTGCGTTCGATCCGAGGGGTTCTCATTGGCATTCTCTTCCGCGAGATACCCGGGAAAAAGGTGCGGGTAAGCCTTCGTGCGCGAGAAGGCGCCGACGTCCATCGCATTGCACAGGTGTTCGGCGGTGGCGGGCATCGCCTTGCAGCCGGTTGCTCGCTTTCGCCCCCCCTAGAAAAGGCTGAAGAGCTTGTGGTTGCTGAAGCCATTCGCCAGCTAAAAGAACAGACGGCCGGCGAAGGTTAG